The genome window CCGCTCCCCGCGCGAGCATCCGGCCGATCCGTCCGCATCCGAGCCGGCGCCGGGGGCCGGCGGCAAAGCATTCCGGGCCAAGTTGGAGTTCGCCCTGAAGCTGGGCTACTCTGAAGAGACCGTGCGACTGGTGCTGTCCAAGATGGCCCCCGACACCCTCATCAACGACGTCCTCGGGGAGCTGGTCAAACTGGGCACCAAGCCGGACGGCGAGCAGCCTCCAACGCTGGCCTCCACCTCGtccgcttcctcctccacttcctcctgcgGCTGTTCCGATATGTCGGACGGCCAGCGGGCGGACTCCCCGTGTCCTCCGgactgtccctgtccctgtccctgtccctgtgaCCGGGACAACCTGCGGCCCGTCGTGGTCGACGGCAGCAACGTGGCGATGAGGTGTGTGTCGGGCTTTAATCGGATCAAAGTGTGAATCTCCTTGATTTGGACTCGTCTAAAATGTTCATTAACTTCCTTgtagccatggcaacaaagAAGTGTTTTCCTGCCAGGGCATCCAGCTGGCTGTCGATTGGCTCCTCGAGCGGGGCCATCATGACATCACGGTGTTCGTGCCTGCGTGGAGGAAGGAGCAGTCCCGTCCTGACGCCCCGATAACTGGTCGGTGCAAGTCGGGTCTGACACATCCGGTCATTCGGGCACAGGATCGTTCTcaactttacccccccccccccccccccacacacacacacacacagatcaagaGACTTTGCGTCGCctagagaaggagaagatccTGGTCTTCACTCCTTCGCGCCGCGTCCAAGGCCGGCGCGTCGTTTGCTACGACGACCGCTTCATCGTCAAGCTGGCCTACGAGTCGGACGGCGTCATCGTCTCCAACGACAACTACCGAGACCTGGCCAACGAGAAGCCCGAGTGGAAGCGCTTCGTCGACGAGCGGCTGCTCATGTATTCCTTCGTCAACGACAAGTAGGTTGCAGCTGGATCTgcacccgacccccccccccctcctaaacGCCCTCCGATAACAgcctcttcctgtcctcaggTTCATGCCCCCGGACGACCCCCTCGGGCGCCACGGCCCCAGCTTGGATAACTTCCTGAGAAAGCGAGCCGTCGTGCCTGAGCAGAAGAAGCAGCCGTGTCCGTATGGTGAGAGCGTCGCAGCGAAGGCGTGAGGGAGAATCGCTGGTTCCTCTTCCACGCATCAAAGAGCAAACGTCATCGGTTGATTTATGTCACCTTAATGTTTGTTGAAATGCATTTCATCTCTTTGCTGCAGGGAAGAAGTGCACGTACGGGCACAAGTGTAAGTACTACCACCCGGAAAGAGGCGCCCAGCCTCAGCGCGCCGTGGCCGACGAGTTGCGCGCAAGCGCAAGACCTGCGTCGCAGCGAgagcccagggggggggggacgccgggCTGGTGAAGAGCCACAGCGTGCCTGCGGGGAGCATCGAGGCAAAGAAGGGCGCGCCGAAAAGACAGTCTGACCCGAGCGTCCGGGCTCTGTCCTGCGGCGACGCGGAGGACAAGCTTCTCGCCAAAGGGAGGACGGAGGTCCAGAAGAACGGTCTGTCCCTCGAACGCGGCCCCGCGGCCGGCCTCGGCCTTCCGCACGATCAGCACTCCAGATCCGGGACGCCTCATGGCCTGCCGGTTCCCAACCATGACCTTTACCCTCACTGCGAGTCCCCAGACTTGAGCTACTACTCGGTGGCTCGCGCCTACCCTGGCCCGAGTCTCTCCGGACGCAGCCCGGACCGTCGCTTCCCGAGCGACGCGGACCCGCGGCTCGGCTCCCTGGGATCCACGGGCTCCGAATGCGGCAGCGAGGGCGGCGTGAGCAGCTGCGACTCCTACGGCGAGCGGCAGTGTCCCGGCTGCCCCCCCGACGCCTTCCTGGACGACGGTGTCCATTTCGTTAGTTCCCACGGTCGCCTCTACCCCCATCATGTCTCGCCAAGCCAGGAACTCTGCGGCCTTCGTCCCCGCCGATTACATCCAGCACGGCCACGCCTCTAATTCCGCCGTGCGCGGCTACCACTTGAATCTCACGCGTGGGCAGACGATCCGAGATCAACCTCCGTCCGAGGCGCCCCAGAAATGCCCCCTCTACCCTCTGCCCCCTCACCTCCAGCATCAGCCGCTGGCTGCGCGCTCCAGCTGCCCGGGCGACTACCACTCCCTGCCCCAGTCCGACCCCCGCTCTCCTCTTGGCCGCTGCCTGGCCCCCACGAGAGCGGCGAGCGTGTCCGACTCGCACCTCTCGTCGCACCGCCACCAGCGGCCCAAAGCTCCGCCCAGCTGGGACGCTTACTACAGGCCGTCTCCTCCGCTGCCGGCGTCCCGGTACGAGCCGTCGCGCTACGACAGCCTGCCAGACGCTCGCCAGTCGTCCTGGAGTGCCCCCCACTGGTCACAGGAAGTCTACGCCGAGCACCATCCCTCCCACCCAGCGCTCCACCCGTCCCCGACGCATTACTTCAACCACCCGCTGCCTCCGGCCCGCCCTTCTCACCCCCTCCATCCGCCCAGCGCCGCTCTTCCGCCGTACCCGCCTCACTTTTCAGCGCCGCCACATCCCCCTCTTCCCTCCTACGCGCCGCAGCACCCGGGATCCCCGCACGTCACCGCTGCGGCGACGCGAGGGAGAAAGTGTACGTCAACCTGTGCAACATCTTCCCTCGGGGCTGGTCAGCCGCGTGATGGCCAGGAGCCCCCACGTCACAGACCCCCAGCAGCTAGCGGCCGCCATCCTCGCAGAGAAGGTTCAAACGGGTTACTGAGAGTGAAGAAAGACGTCGTCCTGTTGGactgtaatctattactctgtgtgtgtgttgtgggttTGTCTCCACTGCTTTGGCGCCAGTGTGTTGGTCAGAGTTGTAGCTGTAGAGATGGGGTGACCCTGTCGCGTGTACCTTAGTTTTAGTAAGGgacatctctctttctctctctctcttcctctggacCTTTATTTTTGGGTCAACTCGGGCGTCTGCTGCCGATAGAGAACACGTGGACGCGGTAAATCCAACGTTGTTTGagttgtaaatatatttaagttCACGGCTGTGCTCTTGGACTGACGGCGTCctcgtcttcttttttttttttgtctgcagcagGTACCGGGCTGAATCCATGCTAGGCGGAGAAAACTTTGTTTGGTACAAATTGTATCATGGAACCGAGTTGCTGATGTTGTGTGCAGTACGTGAGCTCGTCGACCTCTCTCGGACACGGTCGATGTATCGGCGTATGACGAGGCGCAGTGACGAGTTGCGTTCCAATCGGGATGTTCCGAACGTTTAATCTCGTTCCCAACCGAAGGAGCGGTCTGCCTACTGTGTTGAGGTATCGCTACTCTATCTGCCGTCGGGTTTGCCGGTGTGTTTTCTACATTAGCTCAGATGGGATCGtgtccaaaaaaataataatggagcTCGTTTTATCGATTAGCTGCCCGTTTGTTGGGAAAGAGCTAGCTTGTTTTTTTAGCAAGGTCACTTGCTGTAAAGTCTTGTGCTTGAAATAATCGAGAATTGATGTCATATTATTAAACGGTCTGTTTTAGTCCCATATCCCATGGTGGCCATTTTGAATGCTACACTACCAACATGctagctgtttttgttttttgctattttgagattgatttttattttattttattgggcAGTGTGGTAACGTGAAATAAATTACAAGTAAATTAAAACTATTTCTGAAGCACTTActgagctaatgctaacattttCTAGTATTACTAGTATTATTACACCCACAATCTGCTCGATGCTAGGACGTACATTTTGCTGAAATGCTAAacataattataattaaaaactGTTATAGTTACAAACTATAACTTACTAACATActcaatttaaatgttttcgGGTTGTTGAcctagatttcttttttttttttttaaggtgggGTGGAATTATATTATTTTGCAATCATTAGTAAAGTATTTATAGTGGCAGCGGGCTAAACTGTGCAATCTTCAAAATGGCCGCCAAGGAATGAAGTCGACAGAGAGCTCATCGCGGGCTCGCCGCTTGGTCTCCTGTCCAACGTGTCCCGTTGTACAGATGATGGCGACGCGTACATGGGCACGCTGAGAGAACCTTTGCGTGTACGGAAGAAGCGCCTTCTCTCCGGCCGCCTGGCACCGTGTGTCAGTGTGGCCCCTGAGCGTGGGCCCAAAGTAATGCCTCTTCATGGCGTTGTGCTTATGACACATCCGATACTCTGAACTGTGTTCAGCTAACTGTTATGCACGTTTTGATTTGTTCCTGCACATTGTGTATATTTactacttcttttttttttttgtacatagcTGTTTCTGTGACACGATGCTAGCTGTTAGCTCGAGGATTATTTATAGGCAACGCTGATGGGTTTTTCTGCTTGTGTTCTATCGCAGGTCAGTTTTAATTTCACTTACAGCGACCTCCTGTAAATAAGGGATTCTTATTTTCCATGGCTGAAATTTAAAGGATCATTAAgcgtgttttttattttttaaatgcacccaGATATTATTAACGGTACCTTTACTTCTTTGTTGTGTATATACTGCTGTACGAGCCAGTACACCGTGTATTGGAAGCCCTCGGTTTTAGACTTGCTTTTTGCCAGTAGCATAATAAGGAATAATTAATGTAATATCAACCTGTAACTGTTTGTTCGTTAAATATAATTCTGCTGTAAAACATGTGCCGTCGTTTTACTTGGGGGGGTTCTTTATTTTACGACACTTCCACTCCAGTCCACCAGGTGGTGATGAAGATCTTTAAAGCTGGTGGCCAAAGTCTGATAAAACTCAAAAGAAGGAGGACTTATCCGGCAGCCATCGCGTTGCCTCCGTTACGTACCAAGTAGTTTTCCTATCAGAGATCGGAGCCTGTATCGATGGATGCATTAATTTACTCTGCATCAACTTCCGATATGTTTCAGTCAAGAGTCGGCAAAAGGATGCAGAAAGGAGGTTAGCTTAGCCTGCTAGCAGGGCCCCACAGTGCTAGCCAGAGTAGCTTCTGTAGCTATCAAGCTGGATCTTCCTTTCAACGGAACTAAAACGCCCTAATAATTATCCCGATAGAACTCAAGATACCCTCCTCGACACTTTCACCTAGAATTAGCTTGCGTTCACTGACGAAGCTACTGATGCTAGCTTAGCTTCTGTTCTCTGACGAAGCTATTGGTGCTAGCTTAGCTTCTGTTCTCTGACGAAGCTATTGATGCTAGCTTAGCTTCTGTTCTCTGACGAAGCTATTGATGCTAGCTTAGCTTCTGTTCTCTGACGAAGCTATTCATGCTAGCTTAGCTTCTGTTCTCTGACGAAGCTATTGGTGCTAGCTTAGCTTCTGTTCTCTGACGAAGCTATTCATGCTAGCTTAGCTTCTGTTCTCTGACGAAGCTATTGATGCTAGCTTAGCTTCTGTTCTCTGACGAAGCTATTCATGCTAGCTTAGCTTCTGTTCTCTGACGAAGCTATTCATGCTAGCTTAGCTTCTGTTCTCTGACGAAGCTATTCATGCTAGCTTAGCTTGTTGGCCGGTGACAGCGAAACATCATGCACCTTAGCTTCTGTTCTTCTACGAAGCTATTGGCGCTAGCTCAGCTTTTGTTCTCTGGCGACGctattaattaattaacttaGCTTGTTGGCCGCTGATAGCGAAGACGTCATAGCCGAGAAAACCTTCGAGGGAGGGACTCCAAATGTCCCGAAAGCTCCTGGGCGCTGTTGTCGACCCTCAAGTCGGCTCACGCGGAACAGGTTGGTTCAGAACACCGATGTCCATTTTATGCTTTCTATATTTTTTCACTAATGTTGTCATACGGGTAATACATTTGTCTGTGTATGCGTCATAATTATCCACAGATGTCCAGTTGCTGTTGGTCAGAAAAGAGGTTCCCCCTGAGAAAAACGAGGGGAACCCCGGTCTGGATCGGGATGACCCCCAAAAGCTGCCACGCATtaaagaggaacaggaagaagcTTGGACcagccaggagagagagaagcttcACGGGCCGGAGGCGGCTGAAATCATCACGTTCACGTTCGATCCTGACCCCGTGAAGAGTGAAGCAGACGATGGAGAGGAAACTGAGTCCCTGCAGAGTTGCCAAGCTGAAACGGAGACCGGAGGAGACGACTGTGGAGGACCAGAACCACAAAGGAACGTTGATCCGGATGGTCATTCACGGCCAGATACCGACACACGACTCCCAGCAGAACTGAAGCCGTTCAGTTGCTCGGTCTGTGGGAAAGGATACCCACAGAAGAAGTCGTTAGCGACTCACGCGAGACTTCACACGGAGGGGAAACGTTTCAGCTGCTCCGTCTGCCAAAAGACTTTTCAATTCAACGGTCAAGTTGCGAGGCACATGAGGGTCCACACGGGGGAAAAGCCGTTTGCGTGCTCCGTCTGCGGGAAAGGGTTCGCCCGAAAGACGGAGATGGAGCAACACGCCAGAATCCACACGGGGGAGAAACCCTTCGGTTGCTCTTTCTGCGCTAAGGTTTTCACGCAGCGCTCGAATCTGACGGCGCACCTGCGAGTTCACACGGGGGAGAGACCTTTCGCCTGCTCGGTTTGTCAATCGCGCTTCAGTTTGAGGCACAATCTGTCGAAGCACATGAGAACGCACACCGGGGAGAAACCGTTTATTTGTTCGGTGTGCGGGAGAGTGTTCGGGGACAGCGGAACCCTGAAGCACCACTTGAGCGTCCATTCGGGCGAGAAGCCTTTCGTTTGTTCCGTTTGCGGGAAAGAGTTCGGGTCCAAGAGGATCCTGAAGCAACACTTGACTGTCCACACGGGGGAGAAGGCCTTCTGCTGCTCCGTCTGCGGCAGAAGGTTCGCCACCGGTTCCACGTTGTCGGCGCACGCCAGAGTTCACACGGGCGAGAAGCCGTACGGCTGCCCGCTTTGCAAGGCCAGCTTCGCTTTCAGGAACAACTTGTCGACGCACGCCAGGATGCACACCGGGGAGAAGCCGTTCGGCTGCGCCGTCTGCGGTAAAGCGTTCACGCGGAAGCAGCACCTGGGGGAGCACCTGAGCGTCCACACGGGGGAGCGATCGCACCGCTGTTCCGTCTGCGGCAAATCGTTTACGCGGAAGGGAGCCCTGAGACGACACATGTCGGTTCCACACGAGCTGAAATGTGTGCGTTAAATTCAGAGACTCCGAAGAACCGAGGGTGGTTTTTGCATCTACTCTGCCATGCAGACTATGTTTCTATGGCTCCCCCTGGCGGCGATGACGTGTCACTACACTGTCCTTTCTAGCGCTACCTGAAAAGTCGGATTGGAAACCTATTGTTTTAATttagaaaatgtgtgtgaatgaatataTGTGTACCGTATCCACATGAAGCTGTTTCCCCGTACAGAAATGCcctgagctgctcctccaccgcCGGGACGGCTGATCTGTGCCCCCTTGTCGTAGAAATAAGTAATATTTAACTTGTGAATAAACAGTTCCCATCAATCAATACCGTTTCCCTGCCCCCTGGTTTCAGCTCGGATCTGTTATTTAACACGCTTGTGTCTGACAAGCATGAAGgcgcttttgtttttattcgttttGGTGAAGACGGGACGTTGCCTGGAAACGCAGTAAGTTGCATTGCAAGGAAAATGTGTGATCAATCGTTTAACAGAAGTCAAACGGGCTTTTCCTCCTGATCCAGCGACCAGGTTTTATCAATCACCCCAGAATCACCGGAACAAGTCGAGCTCGTGAAGAATGTGTCCGCTCGAATTGAGGTAGAACTACATTTCCCTTCATTCTTTCATTGATTGACGGTGATTATTGTTCCTCTTATGGATCATGATgtgacctccccccccctcccccccaggtaGCTTTATGGCAGCCTGACTCTCCGCAACACATCAAGGAGGACACTCCGGTCCACCTCTTTGTCCCTGCAAACAGTTCCGAGGCTGTGAAGGATCTGCTCCGGGGTCACGGGGTCACTCACAGGTAATCTGAGAAGGTCATCCTCGTTCGGGTGTTTTCTAATCTGCTCGACTGTTAATCTCAGGGTCCTATTAGCCAACGCCGAGGAGCTGATTGAGATGCAGACGAGGAACGACTCCACGAACCCACGAAGCAGCGCGTCGTTCTACGAGAGATATCACAGTCTGGATGacgtaacgcccccccccccccagcttcatTGGGTTTCCGTGCGTGACGTCAGGAGTTGGTTTGGCTCAATGgccgtgttttttttgtctctgctgcagatCTATTACTGGATAAACAGGACCCAGCAGGACAACCCGAGTACGGTGAAACTCATCCTCATTGGCTCCTCCAGCGAGAAACGCCCACTCTACGTCCTGAAGGTGCGCTCAGCTCGTTGATGATCAGGCGAAAGcacaatcattttattttatgattaatCAGTCGCCCCTTCTTGGTGTTGATTCGTCTCTTTTTCTCAGTTGTCTCTGAATAACCGTCCAAACAAGAAAGCCTTGTGGCTCGACTGCGGGATCCACGCCAGAGAGTGGATCGCTCCGGCCTTCTGCTTGTGGTTTGTGCGCTACGTGAGTCCGAACATGACACAATGTCCTTTTGTTTCTGGGATGGTGGACTAAATCCTAAAAgaaagtcattaaaaaaatttaaagcaacatttattattaatattattgaacaaattaaaatacagacttAGTTaggataataaatataaaaacaaaatgtacggGGATACCTAAGCACAAGTAcaagcagaaatgtaaaaaaactttcattcaaatactgtacattacaaaacaaaattTAGCATGTTATAACTTGCATAGAGATGCCGCACAACATTTAACCTAAAACGATAAATAACGAGAAACAATGTCTGACATAgcagttttgttatttttcaaggcacaatgcaaacattttaaattcattgaTAAATCCAGGAAAGGAGCGTTTTTACTATTTCTCCATTTCTCACAGTGAAATCTGAAAACCTGCTTTCTGCCACAGTCTCTGGCATTTTACAGACAAAACCCCGACATGACGCGCATCCTGGACAACATGGACGTCTACGTCCTGCCCGTCATGAACCCGGATGGATACGAGTACACGTGGACGACAGTGAGAACACACAGCGCAGATCACCGGCGTCAACCCGGATTCATGGCCTTTCCTTTGTTCCCTTTCTCttactctttttcttttttttttttgttccttctcAGAACAGGATGTGGAGGAAGAACCGCTCCATCAGTCGGAGCAGCGACTGCGTCGGTGTGGACCTCAACAGAAACTTTGACGCCAACTGGTGCAGTAAGaattcctcacacacacacacacacacacgtgcactttCCAATGAGATATTATTAGGAGTGTAATATTCTGCACCTGTACGGATCTGCATCCATTTATTTCCTGGGCCAGCGGCATCTATAGCTTAAAAGTATCCCGTTTCTTCCAGCGGAGGGGGCTTCTGACGAGCCCTGCTCTGAGATTTACTGCGGCGCTTTCCCCGAGTCTGAACCCGAGTCCCAGGCCGTCGCCGACTACCTGCGCAGCCACAAGGACTCGGTGCAGCTTTACCTCAGCATCCACTCCTACTCGCAGATGCTGCTCTTCCCCTACTCCTGCACTTTAGATGAGGCAGAGAACCACAAAGAGCTGGTGAGTGAAAAGCAATCAATCAAAGTGCTTTCCTCCCGTCTGTCATGATTCCTGATTTCTGATTATTGATGTAATGTGTGAAGTTTGAGATGGCCCAAGAAGCTGCCCAGAAAATCAGACGATATTATCAAAATGCTTATAAATATGGTGCCGGAGCGAAGACGATATGTAAgtaggatttcttttttttttaatagcaaaTTTAACCTGATTCAatcaaaaatacacacacgtgtacttGTCTGTTCCCAGACTTGTCTCCTGGTGGTTCTGACGACTGGGCATATAATCTTGGCATCAAATATTCCTTCACATTTGAGCTCCAGGACCGTGGACGTTATGGATTCCTCCTTCCACCATCTCATATTCCTACGGCCTGCAACGAAGCCCTTATTGCCGTGAAGACCATCGCTCTCAAGGTTATAGAGAACACGCAAGCAGCAAGTCCTCACCACGGGATCTAAGCAGGGATTTCAATATTTTGGGAATCGAGTCTATTAACgcatatgaataaataaaagagagatAAAACTAACTGGAGCAAAGGATTGTAATTTGTATGACCATTATTAATAAGGATATATTGGATATATTGACACGTCATACTAATGCGGTATAATGTAATTCCACATTAAACCAAAAGAATTGCAGCTGTCAAACTGATTctacatatatatttagaatTCATCCAATAAAATAGACACAATTATGAGTGTTGGTTATTTCTGTCCACTTggagtcttttattttgtaggagttTCCCGGAAACATGTCTAAGTGGACTTACGACGATAAAATgtactgccctctagtggtcacGTTGAGTGACTACAACAATACATATCAAGTTTTTCACTACAACCGGGATATTACATGCAAGCAGTGGCTAAATATATCACCAGGAAGACACAACGCATAGTCAACAAACACCAACTTTAAAAATAAGtagttatttgtcattttaatgcgTTTTGGAAGAGATGTGATTATTCGTTGGCGAGCGACTGCTGCATTTGGAGCAATacgagaagaagaaagacaaaaataccaCCGAAGAAGAACGGAACCTGTGACGCTTCCCTTCCGCCAAGATGAAGGCACGCAGGGCAGGTTATGGATTCGGTTTTAAGGATTAAGCCTGGCAATTTCTACAAGTGCTGAGTCCGCTCAGTGGACTAAAGTAGACGCACCATCGAATTAATATATCGGGTGAGTCAGCTATTGTGTAAACACAGTTATTAGCAGACGAGCTAACGCTAACGCGGCCCGCGCTAAGTCATTAGCTCCTCAGTTGACtagctttagcattagcattagccttgGTTCTCTTGTTCTTTCCACCATGAGGTatgaaacaagacaaaaatgGCGCAGGTTTGCCAAGTTTCTATTTTAATATAACGTACGTTATTACTATTACGCGGTGCTGTAACGTTGCGATTAAATTCGAGCAGGTGTCGAGGAACTTTAGCCGACCGTAAGCTAGCTAGCATACGAGACAACTCGCTAACAGAGGCTGGGTCAGAGCCGCTGTCTAAGCGGCAGCAGGCCGAGCAGTAAGCTCGCCTTTATTTGGGATGTGTCGCTATTTTAGTTTAGATATATGGCACTTAAGTCTGTAAATTAAATTAGTTTCGTAAACAAACCGTCTCGGTTTGTGTTGCCATGTTGACATAAATAAGGGAATTAGCCACTTGCATTTAAGTTAAACACTATTTTCACGTCTGTAGTCCTACAGAATGTCCAAGATCAGGCGGAAGGTAACAGTGGAGAATTCAAAAACCATATCTGACGGCACCGCCACcacgaccagcagcagcagcagccccggcGCCCCCTCCCGCCGGCCCAGTGTGTTCGAACGACTTGGTCCCAGCACCGGGAGTAATGCCGCCGATGTACGGCATCGATGCGaccgacggcggcggcggcgcggcgtcCCTCTCACCCCGGCtcgtgtgtttctgtctttcagaGTCACTGCAGAAATTGGCTGAAGACCGGGAACTGCAGTTACGGCAACACTTGCCGGTACACACATGGAACGCAGCCGCGAGGCAAAGGATTCAGCTTCAGCCGGTAGGACGGCGTGTTTACGCCTCGCGTTTGTGCTGTCTTTAGTGACCTTTGTGtgcatatgtttgtt of Brachionichthys hirsutus isolate HB-005 chromosome 24, CSIRO-AGI_Bhir_v1, whole genome shotgun sequence contains these proteins:
- the LOC137912180 gene encoding LOW QUALITY PROTEIN: probable ribonuclease ZC3H12C (The sequence of the model RefSeq protein was modified relative to this genomic sequence to represent the inferred CDS: inserted 7 bases in 7 codons; deleted 1 base in 1 codon) translates to MGQKDHVEXGAGHILSLVLDLEYLHVXGADRQAGGAVGPPAMEERGGGTSNGVAADSPPPTGVEETARSDAESELAPSSGAAVGSSDPNGADGGXTPTKNAHQPLCRAQCVDLGTEGPPEPPGSPAAPRASIRPIRPHPSXAPGAGGKAFRAKLEFALKLGYSEETVRLVLSKMAPDTLINDVLGELVKLGTKPDGEQPPTLASTSSASSSTSSCGCSDMSDGQRADSPCPPDCPCPCPCPCDRDNLRPVVVDGSNVAMSHGNKEVFSCQGIQLAVDWLLERGHHDITVFVPAWRKEQSRPDAPITDQETLRRLEKEKILVFTPSRRVQGRRVVCYDDRFIVKLAYESDGVIVSNDNYRDLANEKPEWKRFVDERLLMYSFVNDKFMPPDDPLGRHGPSLDNFLRKRAVVPEQKKQPCPYGKKCTYGHKCKYYHPERGAQPQRAVADELRASXKTCVAARAQGGGDAGLVKSHSVPAGSIEAKKGAPKRQSDPSVRALSCGDAEDKLLAKGRTEVQKNGLSLERGPAAGLGLPHDQHSRSGTPHGLPVPNHDLYPHCESPDLSYYSVARAYPGPSLSGRSPDRRFPSDADPRLGSLGSTGSECGSEGGVSSCDSYGERQCPGCPPDAFLDDGVHFVSSHGRLYPHHVSPSQELCGLRPADYIQHGHASNSAVRGYHLNLTRGQTIRDQPPSEAPQKCPLYPLPPHLQHQPLAARSSCPGDYHSLPQSDPRSPLGRCLAPTRAASVSDSHLSSHRHQRPKAPPSWDAYYRPSPPLPASRYEPSRYDSLPDARQSSWSAPHWSQEVYAEHHPSHPALHPSPTHYFNHPLPPARPSHPLHPPSAALPPYPPHFSAPPHPPLPSYAPQHPXIPARHRCGDAREKVYVNLCNIFPXGLVSRVMARSPHVTDPQQLAAAILAEKVQTGY
- the LOC137912181 gene encoding gastrula zinc finger protein XlCGF57.1-like; translated protein: MSRKLLGAVVDPQVGSRGTDVQLLLVRKEVPPEKNEGNPGLDRDDPQKLPRIKEEQEEAWTSQEREKLHGPEAAEIITFTFDPDPVKSEADDGEETESLQSCQAETETGGDDCGGPEPQRNVDPDGHSRPDTDTRLPAELKPFSCSVCGKGYPQKKSLATHARLHTEGKRFSCSVCQKTFQFNGQVARHMRVHTGEKPFACSVCGKGFARKTEMEQHARIHTGEKPFGCSFCAKVFTQRSNLTAHLRVHTGERPFACSVCQSRFSLRHNLSKHMRTHTGEKPFICSVCGRVFGDSGTLKHHLSVHSGEKPFVCSVCGKEFGSKRILKQHLTVHTGEKAFCCSVCGRRFATGSTLSAHARVHTGEKPYGCPLCKASFAFRNNLSTHARMHTGEKPFGCAVCGKAFTRKQHLGEHLSVHTGERSHRCSVCGKSFTRKGALRRHMSVPHELKCVR
- the cpb2 gene encoding carboxypeptidase B2, producing MKALLFLFVLVKTGRCLETHDQVLSITPESPEQVELVKNVSARIEVALWQPDSPQHIKEDTPVHLFVPANSSEAVKDLLRGHGVTHRVLLANAEELIEMQTRNDSTNPRSSASFYERYHSLDDIYYWINRTQQDNPSTVKLILIGSSSEKRPLYVLKLSLNNRPNKKALWLDCGIHAREWIAPAFCLWFVRYSLAFYRQNPDMTRILDNMDVYVLPVMNPDGYEYTWTTNRMWRKNRSISRSSDCVGVDLNRNFDANWCTEGASDEPCSEIYCGAFPESEPESQAVADYLRSHKDSVQLYLSIHSYSQMLLFPYSCTLDEAENHKELFEMAQEAAQKIRRYYQNAYKYGAGAKTIYLSPGGSDDWAYNLGIKYSFTFELQDRGRYGFLLPPSHIPTACNEALIAVKTIALKVIENTQAASPHHGI